Proteins from one Sphingobium herbicidovorans genomic window:
- a CDS encoding TetR/AcrR family transcriptional regulator, whose protein sequence is MDSDVEASPAPLRAGRGRPAKLTAALIVAKTREMLAEMQPEEINFALLARKLRVPSSSVYNYFPNRDALLNAVAADVFAGFHFDDPRQAVPWQQRLRAWLDELDDFFDRNPVAFRLMATNSQASPAWTNVRVTCFEVLQGLGYSGRELSLVHAWFEGQVTGLLLIEYHAGRNRANAGGIDNDPSKATSEAERCDIERRHYLPTIKRQEIISLGFDSLIGALERMAKGNARA, encoded by the coding sequence ATGGATTCTGATGTGGAAGCATCGCCCGCGCCGCTGCGCGCAGGGCGCGGAAGGCCCGCCAAGCTGACGGCCGCCTTGATCGTGGCAAAGACCCGCGAGATGCTGGCGGAAATGCAGCCTGAAGAGATCAACTTCGCCCTTCTGGCGCGCAAGCTGCGGGTGCCCAGTTCGTCGGTCTATAATTATTTCCCCAATCGCGATGCATTGCTCAATGCGGTCGCCGCCGACGTTTTTGCCGGCTTCCATTTCGACGATCCGCGACAAGCCGTGCCCTGGCAGCAGCGGCTGCGCGCTTGGCTTGACGAACTGGACGATTTTTTCGATCGGAACCCGGTTGCGTTCCGGCTCATGGCGACGAACAGCCAGGCCTCGCCGGCGTGGACCAACGTCCGCGTGACATGTTTTGAGGTGTTGCAGGGGCTTGGCTATTCGGGGCGGGAATTGAGCCTTGTTCACGCCTGGTTCGAGGGGCAGGTTACCGGCCTGCTGCTGATCGAATATCATGCCGGGCGCAATCGGGCGAACGCAGGCGGCATTGATAACGACCCGTCAAAGGCAACGAGCGAGGCGGAGCGTTGCGATATTGAACGTCGTCATTATCTCCCCACCATCAAGCGGCAGGAGATCATCTCATTGGGTTTCGACAGCCTGATCGGCGCGCTCGAACGCATGGCAAAGGGCAATGCACGCGCTTGA
- a CDS encoding VOC family protein, producing the protein MIKSFPHFGIYVADIALATRFYVDGLGFEPQESGSSDAPGPLLEIPGATVRTQFIRHEQGMRMELWTVENRVPAGVADPRPANLPGRVHLCFVVDDLEQVAARIVEFGGSRLDATLSDLGYGKLMFCADPDGTRIELVQMTSQWSGGASEQG; encoded by the coding sequence ATGATCAAGAGCTTTCCCCATTTCGGCATTTATGTCGCCGACATCGCGCTGGCGACGCGCTTCTATGTCGACGGGCTTGGCTTTGAACCGCAGGAAAGTGGAAGCAGCGATGCGCCGGGGCCATTGCTGGAAATACCCGGCGCTACGGTCCGCACACAGTTCATCCGGCACGAACAGGGCATGCGGATGGAATTGTGGACGGTCGAGAATCGCGTGCCCGCTGGCGTGGCTGATCCTCGCCCGGCCAACCTGCCGGGGCGTGTGCATCTGTGCTTTGTGGTGGACGATCTGGAACAGGTAGCCGCCCGCATTGTGGAATTTGGCGGGAGCAGGCTGGACGCGACATTGTCGGATCTGGGCTATGGAAAACTCATGTTTTGCGCGGACCCGGATGGAACGCGAATAGAACTGGTCCAGATGACAAGCCAATGGTCTGGTGGCGCTTCGGAACAAGGCTGA
- a CDS encoding TetR/AcrR family transcriptional regulator: MSATRLSSAGRRASIIAAAKAVFARHGMEGARTQQIARAAGISEALLFRHFPSKTHIYRAVLREVIADQNATFRSHGAAEPSTEGLLEVLRRTISYAMLGMGAPNAEGMRMVVGSLAADGGYARLVYRRALRLARPDLEKALEAARADGGITGQMISATNAAAFIENVSTMMMMARCHDRIAIPYDEDDDLTLREAIVFCARGIGIADARVARFLEQMDRDQQGDR; this comes from the coding sequence ATGTCAGCCACCCGCCTTTCCAGCGCCGGTCGTCGCGCCTCCATCATTGCGGCGGCAAAGGCGGTTTTCGCCCGTCATGGGATGGAAGGCGCGCGCACCCAGCAGATTGCGCGCGCGGCAGGCATTTCCGAAGCGCTGCTGTTCCGTCATTTCCCCAGCAAGACACATATTTATCGTGCCGTGCTACGGGAAGTCATCGCCGACCAGAACGCCACCTTCCGTTCGCACGGCGCAGCCGAACCGAGTACAGAAGGATTGCTGGAGGTTCTCCGCCGAACGATCAGCTATGCGATGCTTGGAATGGGTGCTCCCAATGCCGAAGGGATGCGCATGGTCGTGGGCAGCCTTGCCGCTGACGGCGGCTATGCGCGCCTGGTGTATCGCCGCGCCCTCCGTCTGGCCCGCCCGGACCTGGAAAAGGCGCTGGAAGCAGCGCGCGCGGACGGCGGCATTACCGGGCAGATGATTTCGGCGACCAACGCGGCGGCCTTTATAGAAAATGTCAGCACGATGATGATGATGGCCCGCTGCCATGACCGGATCGCCATCCCCTATGACGAGGATGATGATCTCACCCTGCGCGAAGCGATAGTCTTTTGCGCTCGTGGGATCGGCATCGCCGACGCGCGGGTCGCGCGCTTTCTGGAACAGATGGACCGCGATCAGCAGGGAGACCGGTGA
- a CDS encoding VOC family protein, with protein MAEGVMSGFSFTKLIVSDVDNLYTFYNRVFGLIEKARVRQGEGEHELDEIIMGADVEGYSHPTLVIQRFPNLPIPKPGEVTLGFVVDDVDAVVEKAWAEGGSVYRAAHAQPKHGVKVAFIKDSDGHMIEVVEML; from the coding sequence ATGGCAGAGGGCGTTATGAGCGGCTTCAGCTTCACCAAGCTGATCGTTTCCGATGTGGATAATCTTTACACCTTCTACAACCGGGTCTTCGGCCTGATCGAAAAAGCCCGCGTCCGGCAAGGCGAAGGCGAGCATGAACTTGACGAGATCATCATGGGCGCGGACGTGGAAGGATATTCCCACCCCACGCTGGTCATTCAACGCTTTCCCAATCTCCCCATTCCGAAACCCGGCGAAGTCACGCTGGGTTTTGTCGTCGATGACGTCGACGCCGTCGTGGAAAAGGCCTGGGCCGAAGGCGGCAGCGTATATCGGGCCGCCCATGCGCAACCCAAGCATGGCGTAAAGGTCGCTTTTATCAAGGATAGCGATGGCCATATGATCGAAGTCGTCGAGATGCTCTGA
- a CDS encoding TonB-dependent receptor translates to MDSFKRGYAATLMASAAFLGAMTPAQAQTAPQAEPAQGPQISDIIVTAQRRAERSQDVPIVISAFSPERLRELNITEPQKLYGNVPSLVVGTQGQASRDVQSFSIRGQSTGFLALPSVATYLNEVPLVASISLSLQGGPGQFVDLENVQVLSGPQGTLFGRNTTGGAVLLSAHKPSTDHVEGYIQGSYGNYDLVNIEGAFNLPIIQDKLAIRVAGAYYDRTGYTQDIVWDKDRDNQHWYTGRVSILATPTERLTNNLMVYGSKSRNNGAGYINRGFRIGGLVTGPGGVCLTTPGCAEIYNRQTEISQQIGPRKTRNDVDGYSNIDAWGAINTTDLELSDTLTLRNIISYQELKSDYGNDNDGTPLQGYQTSQSADFPDFPVPGLTDEFGIPVAGYNNEVKLTAPRDHLKQITEELQLQGNALDNHLTYAVGGFYIDTKPVGVWQGAAVQFCSPINTGNPITCAGSRALSGVTNKSRALYGQGTLDFGAFSPALASLRLTAGYRYTWDTVKGFNASWSPLADGTVICSVLGPVPRPSPADCRYDATLKTKAPTWTVGLDYKPLSGVMVYGKVTRGYKAGGFNSVAVNEEFRTFEPEKLTSYEAGFKSDWRVGSVPGRLNVTYFYSDYKNIQRPGSDFNLTTFAGGAKILSATATIQGVEAEASIRPFEGLEIGGTFSHTDADYKKFQFTSLGADRTCLPGGGFAVVPFGGTVDASCLPFQFVTPYIYNIRATAKLPMDDDMGELSYLISYSHFSKQHTSPTGDPSFEPGSMLEAYGLLNMSLDWRNISQTGLDASLFVTNATNKLYRVGNANSFNGLGIFSSLYGEPRMYGIRLRYSFGER, encoded by the coding sequence ATGGATAGTTTCAAAAGGGGCTATGCGGCTACGCTGATGGCGAGCGCCGCATTTCTTGGTGCGATGACTCCGGCGCAGGCGCAGACCGCGCCGCAGGCCGAGCCAGCGCAGGGCCCGCAGATCAGCGACATCATCGTGACCGCCCAGCGCCGCGCCGAACGATCGCAGGACGTGCCGATCGTCATCAGCGCCTTCTCGCCGGAGCGGTTGAGGGAATTGAACATCACCGAGCCGCAGAAGCTGTACGGTAATGTCCCCTCGCTCGTCGTAGGTACGCAGGGGCAGGCAAGCCGCGACGTGCAGAGCTTCTCCATCCGCGGACAATCGACCGGTTTCCTCGCGCTGCCATCGGTGGCGACCTATCTGAACGAAGTGCCGCTGGTGGCGTCGATCAGCCTCAGCCTGCAGGGCGGCCCCGGCCAATTCGTCGATCTGGAGAATGTGCAGGTTCTATCGGGTCCGCAGGGCACGCTGTTCGGGCGCAACACCACGGGCGGCGCAGTGCTGCTGTCTGCGCACAAGCCCTCTACGGATCATGTCGAAGGCTATATTCAGGGTTCCTACGGCAATTATGACCTGGTGAATATAGAGGGGGCGTTTAACCTTCCCATCATCCAGGACAAGCTCGCCATCCGCGTTGCCGGCGCCTATTATGACCGTACGGGCTACACTCAGGATATCGTCTGGGACAAGGATCGCGACAATCAGCATTGGTACACCGGGCGCGTCAGCATCCTGGCTACCCCGACCGAGCGTTTGACCAACAATCTGATGGTCTATGGTTCCAAGTCACGGAACAACGGTGCGGGCTATATCAACCGTGGTTTCCGTATCGGCGGGCTGGTGACGGGTCCGGGCGGCGTCTGCCTCACGACACCGGGCTGTGCGGAGATATATAATCGTCAGACCGAAATATCGCAGCAGATCGGGCCTCGGAAAACCCGCAACGACGTTGACGGCTATTCCAACATCGACGCCTGGGGCGCAATCAACACGACGGATCTGGAACTGAGCGACACGCTGACGTTGCGTAACATCATCAGTTATCAAGAGCTGAAATCCGACTATGGCAACGATAATGACGGCACCCCGCTACAGGGATATCAGACGTCACAGAGCGCCGATTTCCCGGACTTTCCTGTTCCGGGCCTGACCGACGAATTCGGCATCCCGGTCGCCGGTTATAATAATGAGGTCAAACTTACAGCCCCGCGCGACCATCTGAAACAGATCACCGAAGAACTGCAATTGCAGGGCAATGCCCTGGACAACCACCTCACCTATGCTGTCGGCGGCTTCTATATCGACACGAAACCGGTGGGCGTATGGCAGGGTGCGGCTGTCCAGTTCTGTTCGCCGATCAATACCGGCAATCCGATCACTTGCGCGGGCAGTCGCGCATTGAGCGGCGTGACGAACAAATCCCGCGCCCTCTATGGCCAGGGGACGTTGGATTTCGGCGCATTTTCCCCTGCGCTGGCAAGCCTGCGCCTGACCGCTGGCTATCGGTACACCTGGGACACGGTAAAGGGCTTCAACGCTTCATGGTCGCCACTGGCAGATGGTACGGTGATCTGTTCGGTGTTGGGCCCTGTGCCGCGTCCGAGCCCTGCGGATTGCCGCTATGACGCAACGCTCAAGACAAAGGCGCCCACCTGGACCGTCGGTCTGGATTACAAGCCGTTGTCAGGCGTGATGGTCTACGGCAAGGTCACGCGCGGCTACAAGGCTGGCGGTTTCAATTCGGTTGCCGTGAACGAAGAGTTTCGTACCTTCGAACCGGAAAAGCTCACCAGCTATGAAGCCGGTTTCAAATCGGACTGGCGTGTTGGTTCAGTGCCTGGACGTCTGAACGTGACCTATTTCTATTCGGACTATAAGAATATCCAGCGTCCTGGTTCCGACTTCAACCTGACGACCTTCGCAGGCGGCGCAAAGATCCTGTCGGCAACCGCCACTATCCAGGGGGTTGAGGCAGAAGCGTCGATCCGTCCGTTCGAGGGGCTGGAGATCGGCGGCACGTTCAGCCACACCGATGCCGATTACAAGAAGTTCCAGTTCACTTCGCTGGGTGCGGATCGCACCTGCCTTCCAGGCGGCGGCTTCGCGGTCGTTCCCTTCGGCGGCACGGTGGACGCAAGCTGCCTGCCGTTCCAGTTCGTGACGCCTTACATCTACAATATCCGTGCAACCGCCAAGCTGCCGATGGACGATGATATGGGCGAGCTGTCCTACCTCATCAGCTATTCGCACTTCTCCAAACAGCATACTTCGCCCACGGGTGACCCGAGTTTCGAGCCGGGATCGATGCTGGAAGCCTATGGCTTGCTGAATATGTCGCTCGACTGGCGGAACATCAGCCAGACTGGCCTGGACGCGAGCCTGTTCGTCACCAACGCGACGAATAAGCTGTACCGTGTCGGAAACGCCAACAGCTTTAACGGCCTTGGCATCTTCTCATCGCTCTATGGCGAGCCGCGCATGTACGGCATCAGGCTTCGCTACAGCTTTGGCGAACGCTAA
- a CDS encoding alpha/beta hydrolase fold domain-containing protein, translating to MTYQIDADGSVRLGGAIVPVPRTVSAEAQQFLATPPWVQPPDPEAERLPMWALRDFVDEQMRLGGEAALQQYPVEVQEIEIAGVRCHMVKPHDMPEENKGLTLMNLHGGGFVMGSGSLVEAIPIAHQAKVAVIAVDYRLAPEHPYPAAVDDVVAVYRTMLDYHLSDQIGIYGTSAGGFLTGQTIMRLEREGLPLPACCGIFTAGGDLSDLGDTARIFTLMGFWGDLVLPSDHEISEIRAYLGGADPKSPEVSPIHGDLSRFPPTLLMSGTRDAVLSATANFHRALRRAGAQADLFVFEAMPHAHWYMLHLPEAREAISAMSEHFLRHLRPNG from the coding sequence ATGACCTATCAGATCGACGCAGATGGATCGGTTCGGCTGGGCGGGGCGATCGTGCCGGTGCCGCGGACAGTGAGCGCAGAGGCGCAGCAATTCCTCGCGACGCCGCCCTGGGTGCAGCCCCCTGATCCAGAAGCGGAACGGCTGCCCATGTGGGCGCTTCGCGACTTTGTGGACGAACAGATGAGGCTGGGCGGGGAAGCAGCGCTCCAGCAATATCCCGTCGAGGTGCAGGAAATCGAGATTGCGGGCGTGCGTTGCCACATGGTGAAGCCGCATGACATGCCGGAGGAAAATAAGGGCCTGACCCTGATGAACCTGCATGGCGGGGGATTTGTGATGGGATCGGGATCTCTCGTCGAAGCGATCCCGATCGCCCATCAGGCCAAAGTCGCGGTGATCGCCGTGGACTATCGGCTCGCGCCCGAACATCCCTATCCGGCGGCGGTCGATGATGTGGTCGCCGTCTATCGCACAATGCTGGACTATCATCTTTCCGATCAGATCGGCATCTACGGCACATCGGCGGGCGGCTTCCTGACCGGTCAGACGATCATGCGGCTGGAGCGCGAAGGCCTGCCGTTGCCCGCATGCTGCGGCATCTTTACCGCTGGCGGTGACCTGAGCGATCTGGGCGATACGGCCAGGATCTTTACGCTGATGGGTTTCTGGGGCGATCTGGTCCTGCCCAGCGATCATGAGATCAGCGAGATACGCGCCTATCTGGGCGGGGCGGACCCGAAAAGCCCGGAAGTGTCACCGATCCATGGCGACCTTTCCCGTTTCCCGCCGACACTGCTGATGAGCGGCACGCGCGATGCGGTTTTGAGCGCCACGGCGAACTTTCACCGCGCCCTGCGCCGTGCTGGCGCGCAGGCCGACCTGTTCGTGTTCGAAGCGATGCCGCATGCGCACTGGTATATGCTTCACCTGCCCGAAGCGAGGGAAGCCATCAGCGCGATGAGCGAACATTTTCTGCGCCACCTGCGCCCGAACGGCTGA
- a CDS encoding PAS domain S-box protein has protein sequence MGDRIAQFDWSRTGLGPIDRWCGAMRSMLAFALRSPVPIVTLWGEQGVMIYNDAYRLFAGARHPALLGTNVLEGWHEVADFNANVMQKVYREGGALSYQDQELTLIRDGTPKQLWTDLQYSPVLDEDGAPIGVVAIVIETTEKVLASRRLQDDRNRLWSISRDLLLVCTLDGAVTAVNPSVTRMLGWVEEEMVGRSLYDFIHPADLDRTNMEMASLGNGFSTLSFENRYRTRDGGYRLLAWTAVPDAGRIHAVGRDITDERHLARDRDRIWNLSPVLKVVTDTHGYITDVNPSWTQTLGWSREETVGRRSTDFMVDDEADWHDRVETLRAGTSMLDYRTTLRTKSGDQRTIQWTTVPENDTFYGFGRDITAEIEAAAALADAEAALRQSQKMEAVGQLTGGIAHDFNNLLQGITGSLEIVQRRVAQGRLDELDRFITGASTAANRAAALTHRLLAFSRRQPLDPKPVRANALVASMEDLLRRTIGERIELELVLAGGLWVTKCDPNQLESAILNLAINARDAMPEGGKLTIETCNAHLDRAYVARQRGVRPGQYVCLCVSDTGIGMSADTISKAFEPFFTTKPIGQGTGLGLSMIYGFAQQSEGYAKIYSEVGQGTTFKLYLPRYRGSAEEEEGVPQLNALHQAEDGEVVLVVEDEAVVRGLIMEELHELGYAALEAVDGNSGLDMLRSKRQIDLLVTDIGLPGLNGRQLADAARELRPSLKILFMTGYAENAALASGFLEPGMEMITKPFAMEALATRIRAMLTDPS, from the coding sequence ATGGGCGATCGGATCGCCCAATTCGACTGGTCTCGCACCGGCCTTGGCCCGATCGACAGGTGGTGCGGGGCGATGAGAAGCATGCTGGCCTTCGCGCTGCGATCCCCCGTGCCGATTGTGACGCTGTGGGGGGAACAGGGCGTCATGATCTATAATGACGCCTACCGGCTGTTCGCTGGCGCGCGCCATCCCGCCCTGCTGGGCACCAACGTATTGGAAGGCTGGCACGAAGTCGCCGATTTCAATGCCAATGTCATGCAGAAAGTCTACCGCGAAGGCGGTGCGCTGTCCTATCAGGACCAGGAACTGACGCTGATCCGCGACGGCACGCCCAAGCAGTTGTGGACCGACCTGCAATATTCCCCGGTGCTGGATGAGGATGGTGCGCCAATCGGGGTCGTCGCGATCGTCATCGAAACGACGGAAAAGGTGCTGGCGAGCCGCCGCCTTCAGGATGACCGCAACCGGCTCTGGTCCATCTCGCGCGATCTGCTGCTCGTCTGCACGCTGGATGGCGCCGTAACTGCGGTCAACCCTTCGGTCACGCGCATGCTGGGATGGGTCGAGGAGGAGATGGTTGGGCGATCGCTGTACGATTTCATCCACCCCGCCGATCTGGACCGAACCAACATGGAAATGGCCAGCCTGGGCAATGGTTTCAGCACCCTGTCTTTCGAAAACCGTTATCGCACGCGAGATGGCGGGTATCGCCTGCTTGCCTGGACGGCTGTGCCCGACGCTGGCCGCATTCATGCCGTTGGGCGCGACATTACAGACGAACGCCATCTTGCGCGCGATCGTGACCGAATCTGGAACCTGTCGCCAGTGTTGAAGGTGGTTACCGACACACATGGTTATATCACGGACGTCAATCCGTCCTGGACCCAGACGCTTGGCTGGTCGCGCGAGGAGACGGTGGGCCGCCGCAGCACGGACTTCATGGTCGACGATGAAGCCGACTGGCATGATCGCGTTGAAACGCTTCGGGCAGGGACGTCGATGCTGGATTATCGCACGACCCTGCGCACCAAAAGTGGCGATCAGCGGACGATCCAGTGGACGACCGTGCCGGAAAACGACACCTTCTATGGCTTCGGCCGCGATATCACGGCGGAGATCGAGGCCGCTGCCGCCCTGGCCGATGCCGAGGCCGCTTTGCGCCAGTCGCAGAAGATGGAGGCCGTGGGCCAGCTGACCGGTGGGATAGCGCATGATTTCAACAACCTGCTCCAGGGTATCACCGGCAGTCTGGAGATCGTCCAGCGGCGGGTGGCGCAGGGGCGGCTGGACGAGCTGGATCGCTTCATCACCGGCGCATCGACCGCCGCCAATCGCGCCGCTGCCCTGACGCACCGGCTGCTGGCATTTTCCCGCCGTCAGCCGCTGGACCCCAAGCCGGTCCGGGCCAACGCCCTCGTCGCGTCGATGGAGGACTTGCTTCGCCGCACCATCGGCGAGCGGATTGAGTTGGAACTGGTGCTGGCGGGCGGACTGTGGGTCACCAAGTGTGACCCCAACCAGTTGGAAAGCGCAATCCTGAACCTCGCGATCAACGCTCGCGATGCGATGCCCGAAGGGGGCAAGTTGACAATAGAGACCTGCAACGCCCATCTCGACCGCGCCTATGTCGCGCGACAACGGGGCGTACGGCCGGGCCAATATGTCTGCCTGTGCGTCAGCGATACAGGCATCGGCATGAGCGCCGACACAATCAGCAAGGCGTTCGAGCCCTTTTTCACGACGAAACCGATCGGCCAGGGCACGGGCCTGGGACTTTCGATGATATACGGCTTTGCGCAGCAGTCCGAAGGCTATGCCAAGATCTATAGCGAGGTTGGCCAGGGAACGACCTTCAAACTCTATCTGCCCCGCTATCGTGGCAGCGCGGAGGAGGAGGAAGGCGTCCCGCAACTGAACGCCCTTCATCAGGCCGAGGACGGCGAAGTGGTGCTGGTCGTCGAGGATGAGGCGGTGGTGCGTGGTCTGATCATGGAGGAATTGCATGAACTGGGCTATGCCGCACTGGAGGCGGTCGATGGCAACAGCGGCCTTGATATGCTGCGGTCGAAGCGCCAGATCGACCTTCTTGTCACCGACATTGGATTGCCGGGCCTGAATGGCCGCCAGCTCGCGGACGCGGCGAGGGAGCTGCGGCCTTCGCTCAAGATATTGTTCATGACCGGTTACGCGGAAAATGCCGCCCTTGCGTCGGGGTTCCTTGAACCGGGGATGGAAATGATCACGAAGCCCTTCGCGATGGAGGCGCTGGCAACGCGCATCCGCGCAATGCTGACCGACCCGTCCTGA
- a CDS encoding MFS transporter, which yields MNGMTGAAVAGSAGGGDVGRARMMVFRAFLAQNVAVGSAFGGFGVSVLPLQQMYGASRGTTTLALALCVLVLGLVSPLVATLIGRIGLRWTMMIGTLISGAGYALLAIAPSMPIVLLLYALPIGVGLAMFGPFPSSVLASNWFRHNPGPALGVANMPLFVALLPMVGLILIRDHGLVAFYLTLAGLHVALLPIILGVSDAPEGAAGQPGEGHGHGGGAMAPARTLLRSPAFWVMCLGAGYLNAVGITGVSHLVAFLAERGVAASAAAGLLSIMGAAAVIGSLAIGFLCGRFGAPIALAMIAAGLAVSWLALLGTTSFPLMALSTLMLGAGGAGVFPAVNMLSARLFGQASLARAIGLFGLVTLPLTFFLPPLAGVLRDMVDGYLPVVMIIIGGCILMMLIFLALARSGRQVNARAVPV from the coding sequence ATGAATGGCATGACAGGAGCAGCCGTTGCCGGCTCTGCGGGCGGTGGCGATGTCGGACGGGCGCGGATGATGGTTTTCCGCGCCTTTCTGGCGCAGAATGTGGCCGTGGGATCCGCATTTGGCGGGTTTGGCGTTTCCGTCCTGCCGCTACAGCAAATGTATGGCGCCAGTCGCGGGACCACGACCCTGGCCCTGGCGCTGTGCGTGCTCGTGCTTGGCCTTGTCAGTCCGCTTGTCGCCACGCTGATCGGGCGCATCGGACTGCGTTGGACGATGATGATCGGCACCTTGATTTCAGGCGCGGGATACGCGCTTCTGGCGATCGCGCCCAGCATGCCGATAGTGCTGCTGCTATACGCCCTGCCGATCGGTGTCGGCCTGGCCATGTTTGGCCCATTTCCCTCCAGCGTGCTTGCCAGCAACTGGTTCCGGCACAATCCCGGACCGGCGCTGGGCGTGGCCAACATGCCGTTGTTCGTCGCCCTGTTGCCGATGGTCGGGCTGATCCTGATCCGCGATCACGGGCTGGTCGCTTTCTATCTGACGCTGGCGGGCCTGCATGTGGCGTTGTTGCCCATCATCCTGGGTGTGTCGGATGCGCCTGAGGGCGCGGCAGGTCAGCCGGGCGAAGGGCACGGCCATGGCGGCGGCGCAATGGCGCCCGCGCGAACCCTGCTGCGCAGCCCCGCCTTTTGGGTGATGTGCCTGGGCGCAGGTTATCTGAACGCCGTGGGCATTACCGGCGTTTCGCATCTGGTTGCCTTCCTTGCCGAGCGCGGCGTGGCGGCGAGCGCGGCGGCGGGCCTGCTGTCCATCATGGGTGCAGCAGCGGTGATCGGTTCGCTTGCCATCGGCTTTCTTTGTGGACGGTTCGGTGCGCCCATTGCCCTGGCGATGATTGCGGCCGGATTGGCTGTCAGCTGGCTGGCGCTGCTGGGTACGACTTCCTTCCCCCTGATGGCGCTGTCGACGTTGATGCTGGGCGCGGGCGGGGCGGGCGTCTTTCCTGCGGTGAACATGTTGTCTGCCCGTCTGTTCGGCCAGGCATCCCTGGCCCGCGCCATCGGCCTGTTCGGTCTCGTGACGTTGCCGCTGACCTTTTTCCTGCCGCCGCTGGCAGGCGTGCTGCGCGACATGGTGGATGGTTACCTGCCCGTGGTCATGATCATCATCGGCGGCTGCATCCTCATGATGCTCATCTTCCTGGCACTCGCGCGCTCTGGACGGCAGGTGAATGCGCGGGCCGTGCCTGTCTGA
- a CDS encoding TetR/AcrR family transcriptional regulator, with product MLLDTAELLFAQQGYEATALRDIAAAASIQQPGLYKHFESKDALYRCVLQRALQPLADEMEATIDQSPQDASFPVLAGKMVDVLAQHPNVPMLLIRSLLSPPTDRDEIGMAWVERLADYGRRLTRTTAFEPSTEDLTLQIIAIFNLLFGYFWAAPLARQLSGVDPLSPALIERQKMLLGEFIRALENRPQPAE from the coding sequence ATGTTGCTCGATACCGCCGAGCTGTTATTTGCTCAGCAAGGCTACGAAGCGACCGCGCTACGCGACATAGCCGCAGCGGCCAGCATCCAGCAGCCCGGGCTCTACAAGCATTTCGAAAGCAAGGATGCGCTGTACCGCTGCGTTCTCCAAAGGGCCCTGCAACCGCTGGCGGACGAAATGGAAGCGACGATCGACCAATCGCCGCAAGACGCGTCCTTTCCTGTTCTGGCGGGCAAGATGGTCGATGTGTTGGCGCAGCATCCCAACGTACCGATGCTGCTGATCCGCTCCCTGCTGTCGCCGCCCACGGATCGGGACGAAATCGGCATGGCCTGGGTCGAGCGGCTTGCCGACTATGGACGCCGCCTGACCCGGACGACGGCGTTCGAACCATCGACCGAAGACCTGACGTTGCAGATCATCGCCATCTTCAACCTCCTGTTCGGCTATTTCTGGGCCGCCCCGCTGGCGCGGCAATTGTCGGGCGTCGATCCATTGTCCCCTGCCTTGATCGAACGGCAGAAGATGCTGCTCGGAGAGTTCATCCGCGCCTTGGAAAACAGGCCGCAGCCCGCTGAATGA